From Pseudomonas sp. LS1212, the proteins below share one genomic window:
- a CDS encoding acyl-CoA dehydrogenase C-terminal domain-containing protein — MSDYKAPLRDIRFVLNEVFEVSKLWAELPAMADVVDEDTANAVLEEAGKVATGLIAPLNRSGDEQGCSWSDGVVTTPEGFPAAYRAFAEGGWVGVGGDPAYGGMGMPKVIGAQVEEMVNAANLSFGLYPMLTAGACLAIKAHASDELKAAYLPNMYAGVWTGSMCLTEPHSGTDLGIIRTRAEPQADGSCKVSGTKIFITGGEHDLTENIIHLVLAKLPDAPAGPKGISLFLVPKFLVNADGSLGERNPANCGSIEHKMGILASSTCVMNFDEAVGYLVGEPNKGLAAMFTMMNYERLGVGIQGLACGERSYQNAIEYARDRLQSRSPTGPQAKDKVADPIIVHPDVRRMLLTMKACNEGSRAFSTYVAMQLDTAKFSEDPAARKRAEELVALLTPVAKAFLTDLGLEATVHGQQVFGGHGYIREWGQEQLVRDVRITQIYEGTNGIQALDLIGRKVVGTGGAFYQLFADEIRHFTATADASLAEFVKPLNAALDNLDELTAWVLDRAKTNPHEIGAASVEYLQVFGYTAYAYMWALMAKAAMGKEAQDEFYASKMGTARFYFARLLPRVHSLAASVKAGSESLYLLNADQF, encoded by the coding sequence ATGTCTGATTACAAAGCCCCCCTGCGTGACATTCGCTTCGTACTGAACGAGGTCTTTGAAGTATCGAAGTTGTGGGCCGAGCTGCCGGCCATGGCCGATGTAGTCGACGAAGACACCGCCAATGCCGTGCTCGAGGAAGCGGGCAAGGTTGCCACTGGCCTCATCGCACCGCTCAATCGCAGTGGCGACGAACAGGGTTGTTCCTGGAGCGACGGCGTGGTGACCACGCCGGAAGGTTTCCCGGCAGCCTATCGTGCCTTTGCCGAAGGTGGCTGGGTCGGCGTGGGCGGTGACCCGGCGTATGGCGGAATGGGCATGCCCAAGGTGATCGGCGCCCAGGTCGAGGAAATGGTCAACGCGGCCAATCTCTCCTTCGGCCTGTATCCGATGCTGACCGCCGGTGCCTGCCTGGCGATCAAGGCCCACGCCAGCGACGAGTTGAAGGCCGCCTACCTGCCGAATATGTATGCCGGCGTCTGGACCGGTTCCATGTGCCTGACCGAGCCGCACTCCGGTACTGACCTGGGCATCATCCGCACTCGCGCCGAACCGCAGGCCGATGGCTCCTGTAAAGTCAGCGGCACCAAGATCTTCATCACTGGTGGCGAGCACGACCTGACCGAAAACATCATCCACCTGGTGCTGGCCAAGCTGCCCGACGCACCGGCCGGGCCGAAAGGCATTTCGCTGTTCCTGGTGCCGAAGTTCCTGGTCAATGCCGACGGCAGCCTGGGTGAGCGCAACCCGGCCAACTGCGGTTCGATCGAACACAAGATGGGCATCCTGGCGTCGTCCACCTGCGTGATGAACTTCGATGAGGCGGTCGGCTATCTGGTCGGCGAACCGAACAAGGGCCTGGCGGCCATGTTCACCATGATGAACTACGAGCGCCTGGGTGTCGGCATCCAGGGCCTGGCGTGCGGCGAGCGTTCCTACCAGAACGCCATCGAGTACGCCCGCGATCGCCTGCAAAGCCGTTCGCCGACCGGCCCGCAAGCCAAGGACAAGGTCGCCGACCCGATCATCGTGCACCCGGATGTGCGCCGCATGTTGCTGACCATGAAAGCCTGCAACGAAGGCAGTCGTGCGTTTTCGACCTACGTGGCCATGCAGCTCGATACGGCCAAGTTCAGCGAAGACCCGGCCGCGCGCAAACGCGCCGAGGAGCTGGTGGCGCTGCTGACGCCGGTGGCCAAGGCCTTCCTCACCGACCTGGGCCTGGAAGCCACCGTGCACGGTCAGCAGGTGTTCGGTGGCCATGGCTATATTCGCGAGTGGGGTCAGGAGCAACTGGTGCGTGACGTGCGCATCACCCAGATCTACGAGGGCACCAACGGCATTCAGGCGCTGGACCTGATCGGGCGCAAGGTGGTGGGCACCGGTGGTGCGTTCTACCAGTTGTTCGCCGACGAAATCCGCCACTTCACGGCCACCGCCGACGCCAGCCTCGCCGAGTTCGTCAAACCGTTGAACGCGGCCCTGGACAACCTTGATGAGTTGACCGCCTGGGTACTGGATCGCGCCAAAACCAACCCACATGAAATTGGCGCCGCTTCGGTGGAATACCTGCAGGTATTCGGTTACACAGCCTATGCCTACATGTGGGCGTTGATGGCCAAGGCCGCCATGGGCAAGGAAGCGCAGGACGAGTTCTACGCCAGCAAAATGGGCACCGCACGCTTCTACTTTGCGCGCCTGTTGCCACGTGTCCATTCATTGGCAGCATCGGTCAAGGCCGGTAGCGAATCGCTTTACCTGCTCAATGCCGATCAGTTCTGA